One genomic region from Nocardia vinacea encodes:
- a CDS encoding TIGR03620 family F420-dependent LLM class oxidoreductase: MVEHDLGGVGIWTFAFDGQPVGRVREAAAEIEVLGYGALWFGEAFGRDTVGQAWLLLGATERLVVAAGIANAALRDPMAMATAEHALGEAYPGRYLLGLGGQRVGGRSVEADGYTIPSGGKPLALMRGYLDAMDAVPQYGPRPDPAPRRVLAALGPKMLALAAERTWGAHPYHAPVEHTAEARRIMGSEAFLGVEQVVVLDADRARAREVARAHVGGYLESAPHQVANMRRFGFGDEDIAGGPSSRLVDSVVAYGGISR, from the coding sequence ATGGTGGAGCACGACCTCGGTGGCGTCGGCATCTGGACCTTCGCATTCGATGGACAACCGGTCGGGCGGGTGCGCGAGGCCGCCGCCGAGATCGAGGTATTGGGTTACGGCGCACTGTGGTTCGGTGAAGCGTTCGGACGCGATACGGTCGGGCAGGCATGGCTACTGCTCGGGGCGACCGAGCGGCTGGTGGTCGCCGCGGGCATTGCCAATGCGGCACTGCGTGATCCGATGGCCATGGCCACCGCCGAGCACGCGCTCGGTGAGGCGTACCCGGGTCGCTATCTGCTCGGACTCGGCGGTCAGCGGGTCGGTGGTCGGTCCGTCGAGGCCGATGGCTACACGATTCCATCCGGTGGCAAGCCGCTGGCGCTGATGCGCGGCTATCTCGATGCGATGGATGCTGTTCCGCAGTACGGGCCGCGGCCGGACCCGGCGCCACGTCGGGTACTCGCCGCGCTCGGACCCAAAATGCTGGCATTGGCCGCCGAGCGGACCTGGGGTGCGCATCCCTATCACGCGCCGGTCGAGCACACCGCCGAGGCGCGGCGGATCATGGGGTCGGAGGCATTTCTCGGTGTCGAGCAGGTCGTCGTCCTCGATGCCGATCGGGCGCGCGCCCGCGAGGTGGCCAGGGCGCATGTCGGGGGCTATCTCGAATCCGCCCCGCATCAGGTTGCCAATATGCGCCGCTTCGGTTTCGGTGACGAAGATATCGCGGGTGGTCCCAGTTCACGGCTGGTGGATTCGGTTGTGGCATACGGGGGGATATCGAGATGA
- a CDS encoding MFS transporter has protein sequence MATTTIDPQIRIARAAVFVVFALNGFLLAMWVVHIPAITDRTGIAHSTLGMFILMLAGAGIVGMRIAGPLADRFGSRTVVAAAAAITSISVLGPGLATGPVSLAIALACFGFGNGALDVSMNTQAVHVERAYDRPIMSAFHALFSGGGFLGSLLGAAAQGAGWDVLLSLSLAAVAGLAITAALVPRLLADTGSAAREANSDAPPESVPHDHIPESTAHVPPNPRHESETTPHDGRTSPSTTTPNRSRKVWALAAIAFALLLTEGVAADWSALQVRDHLDVDDATAALAFAAFSCTMTAGRFTADRVAGAFGRVAVVRYGTLIAASGLVLIMASGWVPLTLLGWAMCGLGLSGGIPQIFTAAGNLGSTTAATDMSRVFSLGYLGLLAGPSVIGWLTALVPLTAALFVPLIAVLLCCRYAGAVAPQQVTR, from the coding sequence GTGGCGACCACGACGATCGATCCGCAGATCCGGATAGCACGCGCTGCGGTGTTCGTGGTGTTCGCGTTGAACGGTTTCCTACTGGCCATGTGGGTGGTGCACATCCCGGCCATTACCGATCGGACCGGTATCGCGCATTCCACACTCGGCATGTTCATTCTCATGCTGGCCGGTGCGGGCATCGTCGGCATGCGCATCGCGGGCCCGCTCGCCGACCGATTCGGCAGCCGGACCGTGGTCGCGGCAGCCGCGGCGATCACCTCGATATCGGTACTCGGCCCCGGACTGGCGACCGGACCGGTCAGTCTGGCGATCGCGTTGGCCTGCTTCGGTTTCGGCAATGGTGCGCTCGACGTTTCGATGAATACCCAAGCGGTGCATGTCGAGCGGGCTTATGACCGACCGATCATGTCGGCGTTCCACGCATTGTTCTCCGGCGGCGGATTCCTCGGCTCACTGCTGGGTGCGGCTGCTCAGGGCGCCGGATGGGATGTGCTCCTGAGCCTGTCGCTCGCGGCGGTGGCAGGGTTGGCGATTACTGCCGCGCTGGTGCCACGTCTGCTGGCCGACACCGGATCGGCGGCGCGAGAAGCGAATTCGGATGCGCCCCCGGAAAGCGTGCCGCACGACCACATTCCGGAGAGCACGGCCCATGTTCCACCGAACCCGCGTCATGAGTCCGAAACGACACCGCATGATGGCCGAACATCCCCGTCGACAACCACACCCAACCGCTCCCGAAAAGTTTGGGCGCTGGCCGCAATCGCCTTCGCCCTACTCCTCACCGAGGGTGTCGCCGCCGACTGGAGCGCCCTGCAGGTCCGCGACCACCTCGATGTCGACGATGCCACCGCCGCACTGGCATTCGCCGCATTCTCCTGCACCATGACCGCGGGCCGCTTCACCGCCGACCGGGTGGCGGGCGCGTTCGGCCGCGTCGCCGTCGTCCGCTACGGCACCCTGATCGCCGCATCCGGATTGGTCCTGATCATGGCTTCGGGCTGGGTGCCGCTGACGCTCCTCGGCTGGGCGATGTGCGGCCTCGGCCTCTCCGGCGGCATCCCGCAAATCTTCACCGCCGCAGGCAATCTCGGCTCGACCACGGCGGCTACCGATATGTCGCGGGTATTCAGCCTCGGTTACCTCGGCCTGCTCGCGGGCCCCTCCGTCATCGGCTGGCTGACCGCCCTGGTCCCACTCACCGCCGCACTGTTCGTCCCGCTCATCGCCGTCCTGCTCTGCTGCCGATACGCGGGTGCCGTTGCCCCACAACAAGTCACCCGATAG
- a CDS encoding NAD(P)H-binding protein yields MTNSTSHQRLILVTGGTGKTGSRVATRLRQAGHPIRIGSRAAEIPFDWADRSTWTPALFGVDAVYIAFQPDLAVPGAPETIRAFTNAAKVNGVRKLVLLSGRGEPEAVACEQIVQGSGLDWTIVRCSFFAQNFSEGAFLEYVLAGEVALPNGDVPEPFVHADDIADVAVAALTEDEHSGELYELTGPISLTFSEAVAEIASATGHEIAFIPIPRTDFVAALTEYQVPADVVSLLDYLFGTILDGRNSKTTDGVQRALGREPKGFRDYADETAATGIWNISSE; encoded by the coding sequence ATGACAAACAGCACCTCCCACCAGCGCCTCATCCTCGTCACCGGCGGTACGGGCAAGACCGGCAGCCGCGTCGCGACCCGGCTCCGGCAGGCCGGTCATCCGATCCGGATCGGTTCCCGCGCGGCCGAGATCCCCTTCGACTGGGCCGACCGCAGCACGTGGACACCGGCGCTGTTCGGCGTGGATGCGGTGTACATCGCCTTCCAGCCGGATCTGGCGGTGCCGGGTGCGCCCGAGACCATCCGCGCATTCACCAATGCCGCCAAGGTCAACGGTGTGCGCAAACTCGTGTTGCTGTCCGGACGCGGCGAACCGGAGGCCGTGGCGTGTGAGCAGATCGTGCAGGGTTCGGGGCTCGACTGGACCATTGTGCGCTGCAGCTTCTTCGCCCAGAACTTCAGCGAAGGCGCATTCCTGGAGTATGTGCTCGCGGGTGAGGTGGCGCTGCCCAATGGCGATGTGCCGGAACCGTTCGTGCACGCCGACGATATCGCCGATGTCGCCGTCGCCGCGTTGACCGAGGATGAGCACAGCGGCGAACTCTACGAACTGACCGGACCAATATCGTTGACGTTCTCCGAAGCCGTCGCGGAGATCGCCTCGGCGACCGGACACGAAATCGCTTTCATCCCGATCCCCCGCACGGATTTCGTTGCGGCACTGACCGAGTACCAGGTTCCCGCCGACGTCGTCAGCCTGCTCGACTACCTGTTCGGCACGATCCTGGACGGCAGGAACTCCAAGACCACCGACGGCGTCCAGCGTGCGCTCGGCCGGGAACCGAAAGGTTTCCGGGATTACGCCGACGAGACTGCAGCCACCGGAATTTGGAACATCTCGAGCGAGTAG
- a CDS encoding AraC family transcriptional regulator, translated as MDALASLLEGPRARGAFVMCSLLDPPWSLRIQDRAPLTVVSMIRGTAWIMTDAAGSKPRQVSAGDIAIFRGPDPYTVADDPATAPQIFIDPGNVTKTADGEILCETLSLGVRQWGTDANGATLMVTGTYESAGAASQRLLRALPSLIILQRGDFDTRLLDILVDEATKDEPAQGVVLDRLLDMVLIAALRAWFARNDAPAWYHAYSDPLVGKALRLLQHNPAHGWTVASLAEAVGVSRAALARRFTDLVGEPPMAFLTEWRLALAADLLQESDATIESIARQVGYGSAFALSTAFKRHFGVSPRDHRQGSTPAELSSAG; from the coding sequence GTGGATGCGCTCGCCAGTCTGCTCGAAGGTCCACGCGCCCGAGGTGCGTTCGTCATGTGTTCACTGCTCGACCCGCCGTGGTCGCTGCGCATCCAGGACCGGGCGCCACTGACGGTGGTGTCGATGATCCGCGGCACGGCCTGGATCATGACCGATGCGGCGGGCAGTAAGCCTCGGCAAGTGAGCGCGGGCGATATCGCGATTTTCCGCGGACCCGATCCGTATACGGTCGCCGACGATCCGGCCACCGCACCGCAGATCTTCATCGATCCAGGCAACGTCACCAAGACGGCCGACGGTGAAATCCTCTGCGAGACATTGAGTCTCGGTGTGCGCCAGTGGGGCACCGATGCGAACGGCGCCACCCTGATGGTCACGGGCACCTATGAGTCCGCGGGCGCGGCGAGTCAGCGACTGCTGCGTGCCCTGCCGTCCCTGATCATCTTGCAGCGCGGCGATTTCGACACCCGGCTGCTCGACATTCTGGTCGACGAGGCCACCAAGGACGAGCCCGCACAGGGCGTCGTCCTGGACCGGCTGCTCGATATGGTGCTGATCGCGGCCCTGCGCGCCTGGTTCGCCCGCAATGACGCGCCCGCCTGGTATCACGCCTACAGCGATCCGCTGGTCGGCAAGGCGCTGCGGCTGTTGCAACACAATCCGGCGCACGGCTGGACGGTTGCGAGCTTGGCGGAAGCGGTGGGGGTTTCGCGCGCCGCGCTCGCGCGCCGGTTCACCGATCTGGTCGGTGAGCCGCCGATGGCGTTTCTCACCGAATGGCGGCTGGCCCTGGCCGCCGATCTGCTACAGGAATCCGATGCCACCATCGAATCCATTGCCCGCCAGGTCGGCTACGGCAGCGCGTTCGCACTGAGCACGGCATTCAAACGCCACTTCGGCGTGAGTCCGCGCGACCACCGGCAGGGCAGCACCCCGGCTGAGCTATCGTCGGCCGGGTGA
- a CDS encoding thioesterase family protein, protein MPTRWADNDHYGHVNNVTYYSYFDTAVNAWLMHATGTDIRELPALGVVAQTSCHYHGSLSFPDQLQVGLRISRLGRSSITYDLAIFRESGDALDLAATGTFVHVYVDNETRKPVEIPEVIRTAAAALVTD, encoded by the coding sequence ATGCCGACCCGGTGGGCCGATAACGACCACTACGGCCACGTGAACAATGTGACGTACTACTCGTACTTCGACACCGCGGTCAATGCCTGGCTCATGCACGCCACCGGCACGGATATCCGCGAACTGCCCGCCCTCGGCGTGGTCGCCCAGACCTCCTGCCATTACCACGGCTCGCTCAGCTTCCCCGACCAGCTCCAGGTAGGCCTGCGCATCTCCCGCCTCGGCCGCTCCAGCATCACCTACGACCTGGCCATCTTCCGCGAATCTGGTGACGCCCTCGACCTGGCCGCCACCGGCACCTTCGTCCACGTCTACGTAGACAACGAAACCCGCAAACCGGTAGAAATCCCCGAAGTAATCCGCACCGCCGCAGCCGCCCTGGTCACCGACTGA
- a CDS encoding type II toxin-antitoxin system HicB family antitoxin: MADQRVLTAAVHQEEDWYVAQCLEVDVASQGQTIEEALNNLREAVALYLAEAPEPQLTATPLVTSFQIPGTAA, translated from the coding sequence ATGGCTGATCAGCGAGTATTGACGGCTGCGGTGCACCAGGAAGAGGACTGGTATGTCGCGCAGTGCCTCGAGGTCGACGTAGCCAGTCAGGGCCAGACGATCGAAGAGGCCCTGAACAATCTCCGCGAAGCGGTCGCCCTCTATCTGGCCGAGGCACCGGAGCCCCAACTAACCGCCACTCCATTGGTGACTTCATTCCAGATTCCCGGCACGGCGGCGTGA
- a CDS encoding type II toxin-antitoxin system HicA family toxin, with amino-acid sequence MRKVLRVLESVGFEHVRTAGSHAVYRRGDDGRTAVVPLHGTVKRGTLASILRQAGMTATEFLNLL; translated from the coding sequence GTGCGGAAGGTCTTGCGAGTCTTGGAGTCTGTCGGTTTCGAACATGTGCGAACGGCAGGCAGTCACGCTGTCTATCGTCGCGGCGACGACGGCAGGACCGCGGTCGTGCCGCTGCATGGCACGGTCAAGCGCGGCACACTGGCCTCGATCCTGCGCCAGGCCGGAATGACAGCCACCGAATTCCTCAACCTCCTGTAA
- a CDS encoding Lrp/AsnC family transcriptional regulator, protein MTSREPADVTLDATDARLLLELVANPRATGVELATRLGLSRNTVQARLSRWEASGVLASFERRVQPQALGYPLAAFVAVVVDQHRLDSVVGELARVPEVTEVCGMTGLTDLTVRVVAQDADDLYRIAGQILKIPGVERTNMALVMQQFVGPRTAPLLDRLAESADRSVRT, encoded by the coding sequence ATGACCAGTAGAGAACCCGCCGACGTGACCCTGGACGCCACTGACGCGCGGCTGTTGCTCGAGCTGGTCGCAAACCCACGCGCGACCGGTGTCGAGCTGGCGACCCGGCTCGGGTTGTCCCGCAATACCGTGCAGGCACGGTTGTCGCGCTGGGAGGCGAGTGGTGTGCTCGCCAGCTTCGAACGTCGAGTGCAACCGCAGGCGCTGGGCTACCCGCTCGCGGCTTTTGTCGCAGTGGTCGTCGATCAGCACCGATTGGATTCGGTGGTCGGCGAACTCGCCCGGGTGCCGGAGGTGACCGAAGTGTGCGGCATGACCGGGCTGACCGATCTCACCGTACGGGTGGTGGCACAGGATGCAGACGATCTGTACCGCATCGCCGGGCAGATATTGAAGATCCCCGGGGTGGAACGCACCAATATGGCATTGGTGATGCAACAATTCGTCGGACCGCGCACGGCTCCGCTACTGGATCGGCTGGCCGAATCCGCCGATCGCTCGGTACGAACCTGA
- the pdhA gene encoding pyruvate dehydrogenase (acetyl-transferring) E1 component subunit alpha, whose protein sequence is MTNKSDYPVQLVQPDGRRVLDREHAALIADIGPAQLRAMYTDLVVTRRIDTEATALQRQGQLGLWAPMIGQEAAQVGSAYALRPDDYVFCSYREHAVAYCRGVHPTELTRMWRGVAHSCWDPEPVNMTNPNIIVGSQGLHATGYAYAAHLDGAEIATIAYFGDGASSQGDLAEALGFAASWSAPVVFFCQNNHWAISSPVRVQSATPIARRAYGYGIPGLQVDGNDVLAVLAVTRQAAVRARTGGGPSFIEALTYRMGPHTTADDPTRYRSAAETEEWARRDPIARLRKLMERESLWDNAFERHVDARADEVAQQVRTATIDMPDPAPAQLFDHVYATPHPLITQERSEYAEYLAGDPGESAARPEGVPT, encoded by the coding sequence ATGACGAACAAATCCGACTATCCGGTTCAGTTGGTGCAACCCGACGGCCGCCGCGTACTCGACCGAGAACACGCCGCCCTGATCGCCGACATCGGGCCCGCGCAGCTGCGCGCGATGTATACGGACCTGGTCGTGACCCGCCGGATCGACACCGAGGCAACTGCTCTGCAACGCCAGGGCCAGCTCGGACTGTGGGCGCCGATGATCGGGCAGGAGGCCGCCCAGGTCGGCTCGGCCTACGCATTGCGCCCCGACGACTACGTCTTCTGTAGCTACCGCGAGCACGCCGTCGCCTACTGCCGCGGCGTCCATCCCACCGAACTCACCCGCATGTGGCGCGGGGTCGCGCACTCCTGCTGGGATCCCGAACCGGTCAATATGACCAACCCGAATATCATCGTCGGCTCGCAGGGCCTGCACGCGACCGGTTACGCCTACGCTGCCCACCTCGACGGCGCGGAGATCGCGACCATCGCCTACTTCGGTGACGGCGCTTCGAGTCAGGGCGATCTCGCCGAGGCGCTGGGCTTCGCCGCGAGCTGGAGCGCGCCGGTGGTCTTCTTCTGCCAGAACAACCACTGGGCGATCAGTTCCCCCGTCCGCGTCCAGAGCGCGACCCCGATCGCGCGGCGCGCCTACGGTTATGGAATTCCCGGCCTCCAGGTCGACGGCAATGATGTGCTCGCCGTCCTCGCGGTCACCAGGCAGGCCGCCGTCCGCGCCCGCACCGGTGGCGGACCGTCGTTCATCGAGGCGCTCACCTATCGGATGGGTCCACACACCACCGCCGACGACCCGACGCGCTACCGCTCCGCCGCCGAGACCGAGGAGTGGGCGCGCCGCGATCCGATCGCGCGGTTGCGCAAGCTGATGGAACGAGAGTCACTGTGGGACAACGCATTCGAGCGTCACGTCGATGCGCGCGCCGACGAAGTCGCGCAACAGGTGCGCACCGCGACCATCGATATGCCGGATCCGGCACCGGCACAGCTATTCGATCACGTCTATGCCACCCCGCATCCGCTGATCACCCAGGAGCGGAGCGAGTACGCGGAATATCTGGCCGGCGATCCCGGTGAGAGTGCCGCGCGACCGGAAGGAGTCCCCACATGA
- a CDS encoding alpha-ketoacid dehydrogenase subunit beta, with the protein MITTFAAALNAGLRRAMDDDPKVVLMGEDIGRLGGVFRVTDTLQKDFGNNRVIDTPLAESGIVGTAFGMALRGYRPVCEIQFDGFVYPAFDQIVSHVAKIHYRTQGKVIAPITIRIPFGGGIGSVEHHSESPEAYFAHTAGLRVVTPSNPADAYFMIRQAIALDDPVIFFEPKRRYWDKAEIDFDAAAIPLDRARVCVNGTDATVVAYGGTVASATTAAKIAAEEGHSLEVVDLRSLSPIDFDTIEASVAKTGRLIVTHEAPVFGGLGAEIAARITERCFYYLEAPVLRVGGFDIPYPPAKLEKHHLPDPDRILAAVDRSLAA; encoded by the coding sequence ATGATCACGACCTTCGCCGCAGCGCTCAATGCCGGGCTGCGGCGGGCCATGGACGACGATCCGAAAGTCGTTCTGATGGGCGAGGATATCGGCCGCCTCGGCGGGGTATTCCGGGTAACCGATACGCTGCAAAAGGATTTCGGGAACAACCGCGTCATCGATACGCCGCTGGCTGAATCCGGCATTGTCGGAACGGCTTTCGGTATGGCGCTGCGCGGCTACCGGCCGGTCTGCGAGATTCAATTCGACGGCTTCGTCTATCCAGCCTTCGACCAGATCGTTTCGCACGTCGCCAAGATCCACTATCGGACGCAGGGAAAGGTGATCGCGCCCATCACGATTCGCATTCCGTTCGGCGGTGGAATCGGTTCGGTGGAGCATCACTCGGAGTCGCCGGAGGCGTATTTCGCACATACCGCAGGACTGCGCGTCGTGACGCCGAGCAATCCCGCCGACGCGTATTTCATGATCCGCCAGGCGATCGCGCTCGATGATCCGGTGATCTTCTTCGAACCCAAGCGGCGCTACTGGGATAAGGCCGAGATCGATTTCGACGCCGCGGCTATCCCGCTGGACCGAGCCCGAGTCTGCGTCAACGGTACCGATGCCACCGTCGTCGCCTACGGCGGCACCGTGGCCTCGGCCACTACCGCCGCGAAAATCGCCGCTGAGGAAGGGCATTCGCTCGAGGTGGTCGATCTGCGCAGTTTGTCGCCGATTGATTTCGACACCATCGAGGCCTCGGTGGCCAAGACCGGCAGGTTGATCGTGACGCACGAAGCGCCGGTCTTCGGCGGACTCGGCGCCGAGATCGCCGCGCGGATCACCGAGCGCTGCTTCTACTACCTGGAGGCGCCGGTGCTGCGCGTCGGTGGCTTCGACATCCCATACCCCCCGGCTAAGCTCGAAAAGCACCACCTGCCCGATCCGGACCGGATCCTCGCCGCGGTCGATCGCTCACTCGCCGCCTGA
- a CDS encoding dihydrolipoamide acetyltransferase family protein: MEDRAPEEDQGNILEFRLPDLGEGLTDAELVAWSVGVGDTVQLNQTIADVETAKAVVSLPSPFSGTVIELLARPGETIAVGAPLIRVRNDLPVAQEGANGRTSVLVGYGPEGEAVSRRRRRVAETTAPQESSTVEPVESGMARAAATPGARKLAKELGIDLWYVAGSGPDGAVTVEDVRGAVPVSQPRAAATHTDGPAAPPTPSVTDPNAGIIRPASREERTPISGIRKRTAAAMVASARTIPQASTFVTIDFTASMELLDHLRTTKTFEGLTLTPLALVAKSVLAALAEYPGINAFWDEANQQIVTKHYVNLGIAVATERGLLVPNLKEAQALSLRELCREIGWLAETARSGRATPTDLRGGTFTITNVGVFGVDAGVPLVNPGEAAILCLGSIRKRPWVFRDELAIRWVTTIGISFDHRMIDGELAARFLATVAGLLEDPLTLLGRM, from the coding sequence GTGGAAGATCGTGCCCCCGAGGAAGATCAGGGCAATATCCTGGAATTCCGGCTACCCGATCTCGGCGAGGGACTGACCGATGCGGAGTTGGTGGCGTGGTCGGTGGGCGTCGGCGATACCGTGCAGCTGAATCAGACGATCGCCGACGTGGAGACGGCCAAGGCGGTGGTATCACTGCCGTCGCCGTTCTCGGGCACGGTGATCGAATTGCTCGCTCGGCCCGGCGAGACGATTGCGGTGGGGGCGCCGCTGATCCGGGTGCGCAATGATCTGCCGGTCGCGCAAGAGGGGGCGAACGGGCGAACATCGGTGCTGGTCGGATACGGGCCCGAAGGGGAGGCAGTGTCCCGGCGGCGCAGAAGGGTTGCGGAAACGACTGCGCCGCAGGAGAGTTCGACCGTTGAGCCGGTCGAGTCGGGAATGGCCAGGGCTGCCGCGACCCCCGGCGCGCGCAAACTCGCCAAGGAACTCGGCATCGACCTCTGGTACGTCGCGGGTTCAGGCCCCGACGGTGCGGTCACGGTCGAGGACGTGCGCGGCGCGGTCCCGGTATCGCAGCCGCGCGCTGCGGCGACCCACACCGACGGCCCGGCCGCGCCACCGACGCCATCGGTCACCGATCCGAATGCGGGCATCATCCGCCCCGCATCCCGCGAGGAACGCACGCCGATCAGCGGCATCCGCAAACGCACCGCGGCCGCCATGGTGGCGAGCGCGCGCACCATCCCGCAGGCCAGCACCTTCGTCACCATCGACTTCACCGCATCGATGGAACTGCTCGACCATCTGCGCACCACCAAAACCTTCGAGGGGCTGACGCTGACACCGCTGGCCCTGGTCGCCAAGTCCGTCCTCGCCGCCCTCGCGGAATATCCCGGCATCAACGCATTCTGGGACGAAGCGAATCAGCAGATCGTCACCAAGCACTATGTGAATCTCGGCATCGCGGTCGCCACCGAACGCGGCCTGCTGGTGCCCAACCTCAAGGAAGCCCAGGCATTGAGCCTGCGCGAACTGTGCCGCGAGATCGGCTGGCTCGCCGAGACGGCGCGTTCGGGCCGCGCGACCCCGACCGACCTGCGCGGCGGCACCTTCACCATCACCAATGTCGGCGTCTTCGGTGTCGACGCCGGTGTTCCGCTGGTCAATCCGGGCGAGGCCGCGATCCTGTGCCTCGGTTCGATTCGGAAGCGCCCGTGGGTATTCCGCGACGAACTCGCCATCCGGTGGGTCACCACCATCGGCATCAGTTTCGACCACCGGATGATCGACGGTGAGCTGGCAGCGCGCTTCCTGGCGACCGTCGCCGGATTGCTCGAGGATCCGCTCACGTTACTGGGCCGGATGTAG
- a CDS encoding DUF899 domain-containing protein, producing the protein MSDNALPPVVDADTWQRQLDELRVREKAATRELDAIAAQRRRLPMVEMPEYTLEGEEGSVRLADIFDGKSQLIVYNHMWFPGEKWQCGGCTGFTSQFTRLEFLDNYDARFVIVTQGPIDEALAYKRRVGNKMAWYSTANSPFGTDVGAPPGGGFAVNVFLRDGDTVYRTWHTNGRGTEQLSHSFALIDVLPYGRQEQWQDSPEEWPQSPTYSRWSGSEDIAAHYGDPGA; encoded by the coding sequence ATGAGCGACAACGCCCTGCCGCCCGTCGTCGATGCCGACACCTGGCAGCGCCAACTCGATGAGCTGCGTGTCCGGGAGAAGGCAGCTACCCGAGAACTCGATGCGATCGCCGCCCAGCGGCGGCGCCTGCCGATGGTCGAAATGCCCGAATACACCCTCGAGGGCGAGGAGGGATCGGTCCGGCTGGCGGATATCTTCGACGGTAAGTCACAGCTGATCGTCTACAACCACATGTGGTTCCCGGGCGAGAAGTGGCAGTGCGGTGGTTGTACCGGGTTCACCTCGCAGTTCACCCGGCTGGAGTTCCTGGACAATTACGATGCCCGGTTCGTCATCGTCACCCAGGGGCCGATCGACGAGGCACTCGCGTACAAGCGGCGGGTCGGGAACAAAATGGCCTGGTATTCCACGGCGAACAGTCCATTCGGCACCGACGTCGGCGCACCGCCCGGCGGCGGATTCGCGGTCAACGTATTCCTGCGCGACGGCGATACGGTCTATCGCACCTGGCACACCAACGGCCGTGGCACCGAGCAGCTCAGTCACAGCTTCGCGCTGATCGACGTGCTGCCGTACGGGCGGCAGGAGCAGTGGCAGGACTCGCCCGAGGAGTGGCCGCAGTCGCCGACCTACAGCCGATGGAGCGGCTCCGAAGACATCGCCGCACACTACGGCGACCCGGGGGCGTGA
- a CDS encoding HNH endonuclease family protein yields MRPDIRRWLPALIAAALFALAGCAEVGGGPVAPASGRGTAAGGVGEFGLTRVQLEQLLASVRVVAARGHPGGYERGCTEGQRCVFGPSWTDDYDGPGGHDGCDTRNNVLSAQLTGVSFRPGTHDCVVTAGTLDDPYSGKRITFSKADAGDIQIDHVYPLAAAWDMGAVSWPLERRVRFANDIDVNLLATAASANQAKGDSTPSEWTPRTNHCFYAGKYLTVAVQYDLPVTAADNAVLNDIARSCP; encoded by the coding sequence GTGCGTCCCGACATTCGACGATGGTTGCCTGCCCTGATCGCGGCGGCGCTGTTCGCGCTGGCCGGATGCGCCGAGGTGGGCGGTGGACCGGTCGCGCCCGCATCCGGCAGGGGGACGGCCGCTGGCGGGGTGGGTGAATTCGGCCTGACCAGGGTTCAGCTCGAGCAGCTGCTGGCGTCGGTGCGAGTCGTTGCCGCACGGGGACATCCCGGCGGTTATGAGCGCGGTTGTACGGAAGGACAGCGGTGCGTATTCGGACCGTCATGGACCGATGACTACGACGGCCCCGGCGGTCACGACGGCTGCGATACCCGCAACAACGTACTGAGCGCGCAGCTGACCGGGGTGAGCTTCCGACCGGGCACCCACGACTGCGTGGTCACCGCAGGCACACTCGACGATCCGTACAGCGGCAAGCGGATCACCTTCAGCAAGGCCGATGCGGGCGATATCCAGATCGACCACGTCTATCCGCTGGCCGCTGCCTGGGATATGGGTGCGGTGTCCTGGCCGCTCGAGCGGCGGGTGCGTTTCGCCAACGATATCGACGTGAATCTGCTGGCCACCGCAGCGAGTGCCAACCAGGCCAAGGGGGACAGCACACCGTCCGAATGGACGCCGCGCACGAACCATTGTTTCTATGCGGGCAAATACCTGACGGTCGCGGTCCAGTACGACCTACCGGTGACCGCTGCGGACAATGCCGTGCTGAACGACATTGCCCGCTCGTGCCCGTAG